The region ACATATTTTCAACGACCGAAAGGGTGGGTACACCCATGGAGGTAAACATTTCGATTCCTTTTTGAGTGTCCGACAAGGCAAGCTTCGATGGGGTGGTGACCGCCACAGCGCCACTTAGTTGCAGATCCTGAAGAACCCCGATTTGAACGTCGCCGGTTCCCGGAGGCATATCGAGGACCAAGACGTCCAAATCTCCCCAGTCAGTTCCTTTCAATCTGTCGAAGAGTCAAAGAATCTGTGTCAGCTTACAATATCTACCTCTCTGACAGATGGCGAATCACTTATTCATCATTTGTTATCCACGCACAATTGGGAAACTACTTTGCCCGCGAGCGGTCCTCTCATGATGGCGGCTCCATTTTTGTTCGGACCGCTTCCGGGAACGCCGGAGTCTTTGGCCACAAAGCCAAGTGACAAGGCTTTCACCCCCTTGTGTTCAATGGGATATACCATCCCGGTACCTTTTGGGGATCGCCGCACAGTAACATCCTTAGGGTGTATCAGTAAAGGCAAAGAGGGTCCATATATGTCAATGTCCAAAAGACCGACGCGTCCACCCATCCGGGCGAGTTCGTATGCTAAATTGACTGCTACAGTTGACTTTCCCACGCCCCCCttgaacaaaagaaaaagtatgAACGAAAATAAGAAATAGAGCCCAAGTCAGTTCCTTTCCTACCAATGGAAACCACAGCGTAGCAGACCTTTCTTCGAGGCCGCATAAATCTCTCATACCTTACAACTGTAGACAGCCAAGAAGTGTGTAACATTGGCTAAACCCGGCCCCAAACTTTTCACCAGCTCGTCTGGTTCGTCCATTAGACGCGCCATCATTGATACAGGTGCGGCGGGTAGTACTTGGACCGAGACTCTCGCAGAAACACTAGACTTGCCCCTATCGTTCAACCAAGTCCGCAACTCCTGTTCCGCCTCACTGCGAATGTTTTCTTTCAAGTCGTCTAGCAAGGGATGCAACAACGACGGCGGTCTCAACAGGATTTGCAAGGAGCCGTCAGTCGACGATACTGACACTTTTTTGTGCAGCCACTGCAGATCCTGGAGCGTCTGACCCAAGACGGGGTCTCGCACCTTCTGAGCAACCCTCCCGCAAACGCGATCTTCCAAATCTGCCATTTCACGTCGGCTGAAAGCTgccaaaggaaaagacgaaacTGTAGAAGAGCATCTCCTTGAGTGGCTCCTACTGTAACAAGGGGGATACGCGTTTCGTGGTTGGGTCTGAGCCCCCTGGCAGCGAGAATTTTGTGGCAGCTTTGGTGGTTCCACGAAAGAACATCTCGAGATCTGCCGCAAGCTTGGGCTCGCCCAAACCTTCGGTAACGCAGAGATCGCTGGCTTTCGGCCTACCAAGGGGAGCATATTTTAGTTTTCGTCGTAATGGGAGCAAAAGCAGCAGCGAatacgaaaaggaaaagcggaGCGGGACGGGTCTCGTTTTCGACCGCCAGTATTTCTAAAATGGTATTCAACGCAAACGATGATAAAATGTAACAATGATATCAGGCAAAGAATGGATTCCTGCGATACTACAGAAATCCCTTATGTAACATCGAGTAGATGAGTGTTCCCTTGTTACGACTGCCGAGCCGTGAAACATACGTCATTGATCAACATACCCGGAAATAAATGATTGCTTGACGCCACAAAACCCACTGGACACATCACGAAAACAAGGGCGTGAGACAAACCTTGATCCATCGGTTTTGTGTTGTGCTGGCGATCTTTCCTATTGCCTTGCAAGTCCGCTACTTGGTAAAGGAGACGAAGACCGAACCACAAAAGCACTGTCGGATCCATCATGAAAATCGCTGCATTTCTTCTCGGACTTGTATCGCTTAGCGCTGCCTTTACCCCGCAGCCCCGGATTTCATTGGGTGCCAGAGCCGTTTGTGGTACAACCTTGTACGCTGCCGTCGCCTCCGTAAAGGATGTTACCGACGATGCGTCGGATCGCATGGCGAAATCGGTCGATTCGGTCCGCTTGAACCTACAATCGGTCCGTACGGGTCGAGCCTCGGCCCAAATTTTGGATCGCGTCAAGGTGGATTACTACGGCGTCGAAACGCCGCTTAACCAAATGGCCACGATCAGTGTTCCATCTGCCCAGCAACTGTCCATTGATCCTTACGATAAAACTTCTTTGAACAATATTGAGACTGCTATTGTGGAATCAGACTTGGGATTGACTACAAACAACGATGGATCCATCATCCGCATCAACATTCCTTCCATGACAGAAGATCGGCGTAAGGAGATGCTAAAGCTCTGCAAGTCCATTGGGGAAGAAGGAAAGGTTGCGGTTCGGAATATTCGACGGGATGGTCTAGACACCATCAAAAAAATGGAGAAAAGCAGTGATATTGGTACGTGCCGAATAATGCAATTGAACGGCCGCGCTCACACTGTCTCGTTTCTGATCTAACGATTTGCTATTCGGAATCCTCTGGTTCCATTCGTAGGCGAGGACGAAATGAAGGATGGTCAAGACACCATGCAAAAGCTCACCGATAAGAATGTCAAAGAAATTGATGAAGTTGTCGGTGCTAAAGAGAAGGAAGTCATGAAGGTTTAGACCAAAACGGGCAAATTGCATTGAATTGGTCTTCTCGCACGTAGGTCTACGAAAGCAAAATAATCACCAGTAGCATTTCCAGATAATAGTAGAGAAACATCGTTTTGCAATATGATGCTTGAATTATCAAAGGCTAGATGCTCCAATGTAGGTGAACCTGACGATATTCGTCATAGCCTCGATGTGAGTTGAACACAtgaactaactgtaaacgtaAAAGATGCCGTGGGTCTATCTATAATTATTCCGCGCTGAGTCTCGGAGCGACATATTGGACGACTGACTTTCTATTTATGCAAGCACGCGTAtatgggggggggggggggggagcTCTTGCCACGACCAGAATTCGGCTGCAAGGACGGTTAAACGCTACGGGTGACTGAGGCTTTCTATTAGAATGCCTACTGGAACGGTACGGTTTttctgctgactgtgaatacgacGGTCTCGCTGTCAGTTTCCTACAGAACAAGCCTCCAACAGAACACTTTGGGGGATTACCTGCAAGCCAACTATCATACATTGCAGGCCAAAGGAGCTTACTGTATCATGAAGTGGACGAATGTCCATATTTGGCTCGGTGTAGGGACGCTACTCGCAGGACGGGAATCCAGCACCGTACACGCCGAGTCGCACGAGCACCGTTCCCGGAAGCTCGCAGTAGCCGTTGCGTCTCGGTAAGTCCCGAGGCATTTCGTGTACGATCAGGTTATGTACCGGAATGAATTTACACTCACCAGAAATGGCGCTTGTGTCCAAATCGGGTGCGTCTTCTTTCTATAACAGTGTCTTGCAGAAGTCAGTGAACGACTTTGTGACAAATTCAATTGCGCGACCGCAGCAGTTGATGTTGCCGCCCCAGATGCAGCAGCAATCGACGTTGCATCTCCACAGAACTTTAGAAGATGGATCCAATGTAGAATGCGATGCTGCCTTTATGGAGTGTATTCTCAACGACAAGTGCGTAGAGTGCTTTCTGAAAATGCAAACGGAAGGGATCGATTGGGCGTTCGTCACCAAAGAAACGCCGTGCGATTCGGTCTTGGAGACGCTCTACGACAAAACGTTTTGTCTCAATCAGCGTGGTGATGAAGCCGCTGAGGGAATCTTTTGTAGTACGTTTGCTGCTTGTGTGGATACAACACAGGAAGTCCCAGAAGAGGACGACAAAACGATTGATTGCAGCAAGCTTACTAAATGTGATTGGCCCGGAATCCATCTTAGCTTTTTGGGGGATGGTGTGTGTCACGAGAATCTGGAGGGTTGCTACAATACAGCCGTTTGTAATTACGATGGGGGCGACTGCTGCGACGACACTTGTTCGACCGACAGCGACTACAAAAAATGCGGACAAGATGGGTTTTCGTGCAAGGACCCTAGTAGTGCCAAATGTGACTCCTCTCTTACCACGGGCTGTCCGAtaagcgacgacgacgatggcgcgTTCCCTTTACCACCCCAGTGCTCTGATTCCCAAGCGCTTTATCGTTTGGTCATGTACGATTCCTTTGGCGATGGCTGGGACGAGACAGTTCTCACAATTCGGGATGCTGATACCAGACGTAGTGTTTACACCGGATCTTTGCAGGAAGGGTCACAGGGTACTCAACTTATCTGCCTCAGTCGCTATGCCCAATGCTATCACGTCGATGTCAACGGTGGCACCTGGGGCAACGAAGTCTCGTGGGAAGTCAAGCCCTACACAGATGGTACTCCGGCCTTGGCTGGGGGAAGCTCGCCTATGAGTTGCGACTTTTCCGTCTCTGGAGGCAAATGTGAAAAAACATGCACCGGACGACCCAATATTCGTCCCGCAGACGATCCAGAGTACAAAGAATTCAAGGAAATGTATACTTGCATCAACGAAAAGTGTCCGATTCAGGTAGGGGCATGTCAGAAGGACGAAGCTTGCAGCAACTGTTTTGTGGAAGAGGCTCCCGATTACTGTTTTGGCATTGACACATTTAATGCGGTAGTCGATTGTACCTTGTGCAAGTGTAGCGGAGTCAAAGATAGTGATTTCTGCGACAAGAAAGCGTCCCCAGGTATAATCATCCCGGATGCAGACGCCAAGCCCGGTGGAGATTCTGTCAAGAAACCCTGCACACCAGCTGAGACACTCAAAGGTGGGCAATCTGTAATAAAGTTTAGCCAGTGCACTGATTTGGATCAAGTTGGTATGATGGTAACCGATTTCGATCAAAGCAACTTTGGGGA is a window of Phaeodactylum tricornutum CCAP 1055/1 chromosome 28, whole genome shotgun sequence DNA encoding:
- a CDS encoding predicted protein; its protein translation is ILFLLFKGGVGKSTVAVNLAYELARMGGRVGLLDIDIYGPSLPLLIHPKDVTVRRSPKGTGMVYPIEHKGVKALSLGFVAKDSGVPGSGPNKNGAAIMRGPLAGKVVSQLLKGTDWGDLDVLVLDMPPGTGDVQIGVLQDLQLSGAVAVTTPSKLALSDTQKGIEMFTSMGVPTLSVVENMS
- a CDS encoding predicted protein, whose protein sequence is MAKSVDSVRLNLQSVRTGRASAQILDRVKVDYYGVETPLNQMATISVPSAQQLSIDPYDKTSLNNIETAIVESDLGLTTNNDGSIIRINIPSMTEDRRKEMLKLCKSIGEEGKVAVRNIRRDGLDTIKKMEKSSDIGEDEMKDGQDTMQKLTDKNVKEIDEVVGAKEKEVMKV
- a CDS encoding predicted protein translates to MKWTNVHIWLGVGTLLAGRESSTVHAESHEHRSRKLAVAVASRVLQKSVNDFVTNSIARPQQLMLPPQMQQQSTLHLHRTLEDGSNVECDAAFMECILNDKCVECFLKMQTEGIDWAFVTKETPCDSVLETLYDKTFCLNQRGDEAAEGIFCSTFAACVDTTQEVPEEDDKTIDCSKLTKCDWPGIHLSFLGDGVCHENLEGCYNTAVCNYDGGDCCDDTCSTDSDYKKCGQDGFSCKDPSSAKCDSSLTTGCPISDDDDGAFPLPPQCSDSQALYRLVMYDSFGDGWDETVLTIRDADTRRSVYTGSLQEGSQGTQLICLSRYAQCYHVDVNGGTWGNEVSWEVKPYTDGTPALAGGSSPMSCDFSVSGGKCEKTCTGRPNIRPADDPEYKEFKEMYTCINEKCPIQVGACQKDEACSNCFVEEAPDYCFGIDTFNAVVDCTLCKCSGVKDSDFCDKKASPGIIIPDADAKPGGDSVKKPCTPAETLKGGQSVIKFSQCTDLDQVGMMVTDFDQSNFGDLDVFEMCAHSFNKDVNHGGRTAQGCMQILANTMNTAARDSNSSEDQRTTAIAALAKFLYTDAKSFCDCAKDASDNCPLCPSFANFKTLLYESLDACQSLDEIDCDAWDEFQKPCKQNLQSTFGTIDFTKEEQCDFVHDNSCGGAGPFPAFRRLDCGDELESTVWNFYLDFAKGCLSDAPPTPVSPTPSPVTPRTAVPVAPAPTPVNPSPYDPSPAQPSDNKKPYVPPEERDKKKSKDAKPDDTSSKKKSHWFRNLFILCLLCGGGYYYYKRRSEFSFVRYRRARNFGGDEDGVYSGLTMESSTSFEPPSLPPTPAAMGNYT